From the Xyrauchen texanus isolate HMW12.3.18 chromosome 49, RBS_HiC_50CHRs, whole genome shotgun sequence genome, one window contains:
- the LOC127640616 gene encoding formin-binding protein 4-like isoform X1: protein MGKKTRTGRRTILQLSPPAPNRSATGAAREDGVGSGSEDEPEGNTDGQGIPREVNMLMNTPAMKATQGLSLLGAYEDSDEEDAAENPTPATKAKHNQSGDIDSTLANFMAEIDAITTQPTETNESGTELSAPAPTPPRPEPKMDQQGHDQNNPTQEFQYNTQYSLAGVGLEMGDWQEVWDENTGCYYYWNTTTNEVAWELPHYLADQMQSLHYASSSSVNGNGVAQHSIVYTEQPSVAAAPSSKRETKKKDVIESVVALTSEEEERRGVAATLLGPLIPEEVKEAEEKWRKKVMAIEETAETAQDLEGEGTPPSDSPAFRDTDSQANQRSRNHSAESSDEEEEEVAEEDTMELELALERKKAELRALEEGDGSAGGSSPCSEASQEGPRNLLLKNSKWKTSFLRAPSPDSSSRGSDKAVWGTPECADNVHSKMVEKQGEEDEKKIVSKALQKEEEDLKFQIGELANTLTSKMEFLGIDKKAISNFQLLLLQTETRIADWREGALNGSYLRRRLQEAAEHIKHYELNATPKGWSCHWDREHRRYFYVNERSNASQWDFPVVEEEEEAKPPLPPTAAIGDTSHPSADAAGGITVTSMGDIQSIWPVPLPPQPPLPPLPPEDPPPPPMEQPPPPPPPPESPPPPPPPPLSDDGEIEEVEMEDEESEPPAPGTEEFKAAEAAASLGVAAKCQKRKAPGSGPLTKSVTIGSSPILYTQSTATAAPVLVGNTYWGMTAAVVPSLPVENITPPMPALPAQPPPPASLPPSTLEPSKILMDKTKKLKKEKTKKSKTKMPSLVKKWQSIQKELDEEEKSSSSDEDREQLNNRRIEEWKHQQLSSGKAGKNANFEVLPDDWKERLLKKRKMMQSS, encoded by the exons ATGGGGAAGAAGACTCGCACAGGCAGGAGAACCATATTACAGCTCTCACCGCCAGCACCAAACCGCAGCGCCACGGGAGCAGCAAGAGAGGACGGAGTTGGCTCTGGATCCGAAG ACGAACCTGAGGGTAACACAGATGGACAGGGAATCCCCAGAGAAGTGAACATGTTAATGAATACCCCGGCTATGAAGGCCACAC aGGGCCTGTCTTTACTCGGAGCATATGAAGACAGTGACGAAGAAGATGCGGCGGAGAACCCCACACCTGCCACAAAGGCAAAACATAACCAATCTGGAGACATCGACAGCACACTTGCCAATTTTATGGCG GAAATTGATGCAATTACCACCCAGCCGACCGAGACAAATGAATCAGGGACTGAGTTAAGTGCTCCAGCCCCAACCCCTCCTCGCCCTGAACCCAAAATGGACCAGCAGGGTCATGATCAGAACAACCCCACACAAGAATTTCAATACAACACGCAGTACTCCCTTGCAGGAG TTGGGTTGGAGATGGGTGACTGGCAGGAGGTGTGGGATGAAAACACAGGCTGTTACTACTATTGGAATACAACCACCAATGAGGTTGCCTGGGAGCTCCCACATTATCTGGCAGACCAAATGCAGAGTCTTCATTATGCAAGCAG TTCATCTGTAAACGGCAATGGTGTGGCTCAGCATAGCATTGTTTATACTGAACAGCCATCTGTTGCAGCTGCCCCCTCATCAAAGAGGGAAACCAAAAAGAAG GATGTAATAGAGAGTGTTGTGGCCTTGACcagtgaggaggaggagaggagaggtgTTGCAGCTACACTCCTAGGTCCTCTCATCCCAGAGGAAGTTAAGGAAGCAGAAGAGAAGTGGAGAAAGAAGGTAATGGCCATCGAGGAAACAGCGGAAACAGCCCAGGATCTGGAGGGGGAAGGGACTCCACCTTCGGACTCCCCGGCTTTTCGGGACACGGACAGCCAGGCTAACCAGCGCAGCAGAAACCACTCTGCAGAATCTTctgacgaggaggaggaggaggtggcaGAAGAGGACACCATGGAACTAGAACTAGCATTAGAGAGGAAAAAA GCTGAGCTTCGAGCCTTGGAGGAAGGAGATGGCAGTGCCGGTGGTTCCAGCCCCTGTTCTGAAGCCAGTCAGGAAGGACCTCGCAATTTACTTTTGAAGAACAGCAAATGGAAGACATCTTTTCTCCGTGCACCAAGCCCTGACTCGAGCAGCCGGGGCTCAGACAAGGCAGTATGGGGCACTCCTGAGTGCGCAGACAATG TGCATTCCAAAATGGTGGAGAAGCAAGGGGAAGAAGATGAGAAGAAGATTGTGTCCAAAGCTCTTCAAAAGGAAGAGGAGGACCTCAAG TTTCAGATTGGAGAACTTGCCAACACACTAACCAGCAAAATGGAGTTCTTGGGAATCGACAAAAAAGCCATCTCAAACTTTCAACTGCTGTTGCTGCAAACTGAG ACACGGATCGCAGACTGGCGAGAGGGCGCTCTTAACGGAAGCTATCTCCGCCGCAGGCTGCAGGAAGCCGCAGAGCACATAAAACATTATGAACTTAACGCCACTCCTAAAGGCTGGTCCTGCCACTGGGACAG AGAGCACAGGCGGTACTTCTATGTGAATGAGCGGAGCAATGCCTCCCAGTGGGATTTTCCAGTcgtggaggaggaagaggaagccaAGCCACCCCTGCCGCCCACAGCTGCCATTGGAGACACCAGCCATCCATCCGCAGATGCTGCTGGTGGTATAACAG TAACTTCCATGGGAGACATCCAATCTATTTGGCCGGTTCCCCTGCCTCCGCAACCACCCCTGCCTCCACTTCCTCCAGAGGACCCGCCGCCTCCACCTATGGAGCAACCGCCACCACCACCTCCACCCCCTGAATCCcctcctcctccccctccaccacccctCAGTGATGACGGAGAGATCGAGGAAGTTGAAATGGAGGATGAGGAGTCCGAGCCTCCAGCTCCAGGAACAGAAGAgttcaag GCGGCTGAGGCAGCAGCTTCTTTGGGAGTTGCGGCTAAATGTCAGAAACGCAAGGCACCAGGATCAGGGCCACTCACCAAATCAGTCACCATCGGCAGCAGCCCCATTCTATATACTCAGTCCACTGCCACAGCTG CTCCAGTTCTGGTTGGAAATACTTACTGGGGAATGACTGCTGCAGTAGTACCTTCTTTGCCTGTAGAGAACATAACTCCACCAATGCCAGCCTTACCTGCCCAACCACCACCTCCTGCTTCTCTTCCTCCCAGCACCCTGGAACCAAGCAAAATCCTTAtggataaaacaaaaaaactaaagaaagagAAG ACCAAGAAGAGCAAAACGAAAATGCCATCCCTAGTGAAGAAGTGGCAGAGCATTCAGAAAGAGCTAGATGAAGAAGAGAAGTCGAGCTCCAGTGATGAAGATCGAGAACAACTGAACAACAGACGCATAGAAGAATGGAAACACCAGCAACTTTCTTC AGGGAAAGCGGGAAAGAACGCTAACTTCGAAGTATTGCCTGACGATTGGAAGGAAAGACTTCTTAAGAAAAGGAAGATGATGCAGAGTTCATAA
- the LOC127640616 gene encoding formin-binding protein 4-like isoform X2, translating into MLMNTPAMKATQGLSLLGAYEDSDEEDAAENPTPATKAKHNQSGDIDSTLANFMAEIDAITTQPTETNESGTELSAPAPTPPRPEPKMDQQGHDQNNPTQEFQYNTQYSLAGVGLEMGDWQEVWDENTGCYYYWNTTTNEVAWELPHYLADQMQSLHYASSSSVNGNGVAQHSIVYTEQPSVAAAPSSKRETKKKDVIESVVALTSEEEERRGVAATLLGPLIPEEVKEAEEKWRKKVMAIEETAETAQDLEGEGTPPSDSPAFRDTDSQANQRSRNHSAESSDEEEEEVAEEDTMELELALERKKAELRALEEGDGSAGGSSPCSEASQEGPRNLLLKNSKWKTSFLRAPSPDSSSRGSDKAVWGTPECADNVHSKMVEKQGEEDEKKIVSKALQKEEEDLKFQIGELANTLTSKMEFLGIDKKAISNFQLLLLQTETRIADWREGALNGSYLRRRLQEAAEHIKHYELNATPKGWSCHWDREHRRYFYVNERSNASQWDFPVVEEEEEAKPPLPPTAAIGDTSHPSADAAGGITVTSMGDIQSIWPVPLPPQPPLPPLPPEDPPPPPMEQPPPPPPPPESPPPPPPPPLSDDGEIEEVEMEDEESEPPAPGTEEFKAAEAAASLGVAAKCQKRKAPGSGPLTKSVTIGSSPILYTQSTATAAPVLVGNTYWGMTAAVVPSLPVENITPPMPALPAQPPPPASLPPSTLEPSKILMDKTKKLKKEKTKKSKTKMPSLVKKWQSIQKELDEEEKSSSSDEDREQLNNRRIEEWKHQQLSSGKAGKNANFEVLPDDWKERLLKKRKMMQSS; encoded by the exons ATGTTAATGAATACCCCGGCTATGAAGGCCACAC aGGGCCTGTCTTTACTCGGAGCATATGAAGACAGTGACGAAGAAGATGCGGCGGAGAACCCCACACCTGCCACAAAGGCAAAACATAACCAATCTGGAGACATCGACAGCACACTTGCCAATTTTATGGCG GAAATTGATGCAATTACCACCCAGCCGACCGAGACAAATGAATCAGGGACTGAGTTAAGTGCTCCAGCCCCAACCCCTCCTCGCCCTGAACCCAAAATGGACCAGCAGGGTCATGATCAGAACAACCCCACACAAGAATTTCAATACAACACGCAGTACTCCCTTGCAGGAG TTGGGTTGGAGATGGGTGACTGGCAGGAGGTGTGGGATGAAAACACAGGCTGTTACTACTATTGGAATACAACCACCAATGAGGTTGCCTGGGAGCTCCCACATTATCTGGCAGACCAAATGCAGAGTCTTCATTATGCAAGCAG TTCATCTGTAAACGGCAATGGTGTGGCTCAGCATAGCATTGTTTATACTGAACAGCCATCTGTTGCAGCTGCCCCCTCATCAAAGAGGGAAACCAAAAAGAAG GATGTAATAGAGAGTGTTGTGGCCTTGACcagtgaggaggaggagaggagaggtgTTGCAGCTACACTCCTAGGTCCTCTCATCCCAGAGGAAGTTAAGGAAGCAGAAGAGAAGTGGAGAAAGAAGGTAATGGCCATCGAGGAAACAGCGGAAACAGCCCAGGATCTGGAGGGGGAAGGGACTCCACCTTCGGACTCCCCGGCTTTTCGGGACACGGACAGCCAGGCTAACCAGCGCAGCAGAAACCACTCTGCAGAATCTTctgacgaggaggaggaggaggtggcaGAAGAGGACACCATGGAACTAGAACTAGCATTAGAGAGGAAAAAA GCTGAGCTTCGAGCCTTGGAGGAAGGAGATGGCAGTGCCGGTGGTTCCAGCCCCTGTTCTGAAGCCAGTCAGGAAGGACCTCGCAATTTACTTTTGAAGAACAGCAAATGGAAGACATCTTTTCTCCGTGCACCAAGCCCTGACTCGAGCAGCCGGGGCTCAGACAAGGCAGTATGGGGCACTCCTGAGTGCGCAGACAATG TGCATTCCAAAATGGTGGAGAAGCAAGGGGAAGAAGATGAGAAGAAGATTGTGTCCAAAGCTCTTCAAAAGGAAGAGGAGGACCTCAAG TTTCAGATTGGAGAACTTGCCAACACACTAACCAGCAAAATGGAGTTCTTGGGAATCGACAAAAAAGCCATCTCAAACTTTCAACTGCTGTTGCTGCAAACTGAG ACACGGATCGCAGACTGGCGAGAGGGCGCTCTTAACGGAAGCTATCTCCGCCGCAGGCTGCAGGAAGCCGCAGAGCACATAAAACATTATGAACTTAACGCCACTCCTAAAGGCTGGTCCTGCCACTGGGACAG AGAGCACAGGCGGTACTTCTATGTGAATGAGCGGAGCAATGCCTCCCAGTGGGATTTTCCAGTcgtggaggaggaagaggaagccaAGCCACCCCTGCCGCCCACAGCTGCCATTGGAGACACCAGCCATCCATCCGCAGATGCTGCTGGTGGTATAACAG TAACTTCCATGGGAGACATCCAATCTATTTGGCCGGTTCCCCTGCCTCCGCAACCACCCCTGCCTCCACTTCCTCCAGAGGACCCGCCGCCTCCACCTATGGAGCAACCGCCACCACCACCTCCACCCCCTGAATCCcctcctcctccccctccaccacccctCAGTGATGACGGAGAGATCGAGGAAGTTGAAATGGAGGATGAGGAGTCCGAGCCTCCAGCTCCAGGAACAGAAGAgttcaag GCGGCTGAGGCAGCAGCTTCTTTGGGAGTTGCGGCTAAATGTCAGAAACGCAAGGCACCAGGATCAGGGCCACTCACCAAATCAGTCACCATCGGCAGCAGCCCCATTCTATATACTCAGTCCACTGCCACAGCTG CTCCAGTTCTGGTTGGAAATACTTACTGGGGAATGACTGCTGCAGTAGTACCTTCTTTGCCTGTAGAGAACATAACTCCACCAATGCCAGCCTTACCTGCCCAACCACCACCTCCTGCTTCTCTTCCTCCCAGCACCCTGGAACCAAGCAAAATCCTTAtggataaaacaaaaaaactaaagaaagagAAG ACCAAGAAGAGCAAAACGAAAATGCCATCCCTAGTGAAGAAGTGGCAGAGCATTCAGAAAGAGCTAGATGAAGAAGAGAAGTCGAGCTCCAGTGATGAAGATCGAGAACAACTGAACAACAGACGCATAGAAGAATGGAAACACCAGCAACTTTCTTC AGGGAAAGCGGGAAAGAACGCTAACTTCGAAGTATTGCCTGACGATTGGAAGGAAAGACTTCTTAAGAAAAGGAAGATGATGCAGAGTTCATAA